Proteins encoded together in one Thermoplasmatales archaeon BRNA1 window:
- a CDS encoding ATP-utilizing enzymes of ATP-grasp superfamily (probably carboligases), producing MFKVNSMISRDEVLANLGRYNQKDARIGVLASHSSLDTCDGAISEGFKTLAVCQKGRERTFNNYFRCQRDAAGNVIRGVVDDTMILDKFNEILQPQNQEFLMKTNTLWVPNRSFTSYCSIDQVENDFKVPMVGSRNLLRSEERGGPQDYYWLLEKANLPFPKKVEKPEDIDGLTIIKVHHKVKKLERGFFTAKSYEQYVEKSQELIKQGVLDEDFEQHARMEQYIIGPVFNLDFFYDPLEEKGEKVELVGIDWRFESSLDGYARLPGKQQVELENDGIIPEYTVCGHNSATLRESLLDNAFAMAEKYVKATQDLYKPGIIGPFCLQTCVDKDLHFYIYDVAPRIGGGTNVHMSVGHPYGNTLWRTNMSTGRRLSKMVRDGIEQERLEEIIT from the coding sequence GTGTTCAAGGTAAATTCCATGATCAGCAGAGACGAAGTGCTTGCCAATCTGGGACGCTACAACCAGAAAGACGCCAGGATTGGCGTTCTGGCCTCCCACTCCTCTCTCGACACCTGCGACGGAGCGATCTCCGAGGGCTTCAAGACCCTGGCAGTCTGTCAGAAAGGCAGGGAGAGGACGTTCAACAACTACTTCAGGTGCCAGCGCGACGCTGCCGGCAACGTGATCAGGGGAGTCGTCGACGACACCATGATTCTCGACAAGTTCAACGAGATCCTCCAGCCGCAGAACCAGGAGTTCCTCATGAAGACCAACACCCTCTGGGTGCCCAACAGGTCCTTCACCTCCTACTGCAGCATCGACCAGGTCGAGAACGATTTCAAGGTCCCCATGGTCGGAAGCAGGAACCTCCTCCGCTCCGAGGAGAGGGGCGGACCCCAGGACTACTACTGGCTGCTCGAGAAGGCCAACCTCCCCTTCCCCAAGAAGGTCGAGAAGCCCGAGGACATCGACGGCCTCACCATCATCAAGGTCCACCACAAGGTCAAGAAGCTCGAGAGGGGATTCTTCACCGCGAAGAGCTACGAGCAGTACGTGGAGAAGTCCCAGGAGCTGATCAAGCAGGGAGTCCTCGATGAGGATTTCGAGCAGCACGCAAGGATGGAGCAGTACATCATCGGCCCCGTCTTCAACCTCGACTTCTTCTACGACCCGCTCGAGGAGAAGGGCGAGAAGGTGGAGCTGGTCGGTATCGACTGGAGGTTCGAGTCCTCCCTCGACGGATACGCTAGGCTCCCCGGGAAACAGCAGGTCGAACTCGAGAACGACGGAATTATCCCCGAGTACACCGTCTGCGGACACAACTCCGCGACCCTTAGGGAGTCCCTCCTCGACAACGCGTTCGCCATGGCCGAGAAATACGTCAAGGCCACCCAGGACCTCTACAAGCCCGGAATCATCGGTCCGTTCTGCCTGCAGACCTGCGTCGACAAGGACCTCCACTTCTACATCTACGACGTCGCCCCCAGGATCGGAGGCGGCACCAACGTGCACATGTCCGTCGGACACCCCTACGGGAACACCCTCTGGAGGACCAACATGTCCACCGGAAGGAGGCTCTCCAAGATGGTCAGGGACGGAATCGAACAGGAAAGACTCGAGGAGATCATCACATGA
- a CDS encoding Sortase-related acyltransferase: MRMEFRPMKLKDLKRVRELELSCIREYFAETIENKWEDFSQEWKDNLGASSPNHFRPYLDSGLSFVAEEDGEIYGFIFAQMLHHVADCSNLVWIENMGVDPIVRRNEIGYRLLRETLRAGKAAGAEVAHSMIGQGNAPSIMLHKKIGFFMDRREVALIDLTDPKLKL, from the coding sequence GTGAGGATGGAGTTCCGCCCGATGAAGCTGAAGGACCTGAAAAGGGTCCGCGAGCTCGAGCTGTCTTGCATCCGCGAGTACTTCGCGGAGACCATCGAGAACAAATGGGAGGACTTCTCCCAGGAATGGAAGGACAACCTCGGGGCCAGCAGCCCCAACCACTTCCGTCCATATCTCGACAGCGGGCTCAGCTTCGTCGCGGAGGAGGACGGGGAGATCTACGGATTCATCTTCGCCCAGATGCTCCACCACGTAGCCGACTGCAGCAACCTCGTATGGATCGAGAACATGGGGGTTGACCCCATCGTCCGCAGGAACGAGATAGGCTACAGGCTCCTGAGGGAGACCCTCAGGGCCGGCAAGGCCGCCGGTGCGGAGGTGGCGCACAGCATGATTGGTCAGGGGAACGCCCCGTCTATCATGCTCCATAAGAAGATCGGTTTCTTCATGGACCGCCGCGAGGTCGCGCTCATCGACCTCACCGATCCCAAACTCAAGCTCTGA
- a CDS encoding arginyl-tRNA synthetase has product MKVLTQFEKECEDAVVKALADMGAPAGLKIVKEIPDNADLAIPCFTFSKALKNAPVKIAEEIASRIQVPCGLIAGLTALNGYLNFTADPSAIVSDVLTEIGSAGRDFGKSAPTGIRVNVEHTSTNPTGPVHVGRARNPIIGDTLARCLRMRGHDVTTEYYVNDVGKQVVTLAWGVANVTEEEVEQEIAETNTADERDKVDHRLVYNYRVATKKIHGNAEKGIPANPELEGQIADMMRRFENGDREVIDYVGKVARTMLGGINETLAAMNVALDKYTWESAIIAGGAAKDIVSKLDASKYAGQSEDGAHFVDLKDFGIHGKNTKFTYTRADGTTLYTTRDLAYHEDKFSRSDRIIDVLGEDQKLGSQQLCAALEIMGEQKRPEPLFYAFVSLPEGRMSTRKGVVVYLDDLIDEATDRAYEEIKKRRNDLSEEKMRTIARAIGVGAVRYNIVKVGADKQFVFKWEDALSFDGNSGPYLQYVHARACSILAKAGDFQRDTDGSKLTDEFEVKLAKVLAKYEGILKQIDETKKVNLMPAYGHEVAAAFNQFYVNVNVLNSGDAKNARLTLVECTKFVLASVLDCLGMEAPEEM; this is encoded by the coding sequence ATGAAGGTACTCACACAGTTCGAGAAGGAGTGCGAGGACGCAGTCGTGAAGGCCCTTGCCGACATGGGTGCCCCCGCCGGTCTGAAGATCGTCAAGGAGATCCCGGACAACGCGGACCTCGCCATACCGTGTTTCACCTTCTCCAAGGCCCTCAAGAACGCTCCCGTGAAGATCGCGGAGGAGATCGCGTCCCGCATACAGGTCCCCTGCGGACTCATCGCGGGCCTTACCGCACTCAACGGATACCTCAACTTTACCGCCGACCCCTCGGCCATCGTCAGCGACGTGCTGACCGAGATCGGTTCCGCCGGGAGGGATTTCGGAAAGTCCGCCCCCACCGGCATCAGGGTGAACGTGGAGCACACCTCCACCAACCCCACCGGGCCCGTCCACGTCGGAAGGGCCAGGAACCCCATCATCGGGGACACCCTCGCAAGGTGCTTGCGCATGCGCGGACACGACGTCACCACCGAGTACTACGTCAACGACGTGGGGAAGCAGGTCGTCACCCTCGCATGGGGTGTCGCCAACGTCACCGAGGAAGAGGTCGAGCAGGAGATCGCCGAGACCAACACCGCCGACGAACGCGACAAGGTGGACCACCGTCTCGTCTACAACTACAGGGTCGCCACCAAGAAGATCCACGGAAACGCCGAGAAGGGCATCCCCGCGAACCCCGAGCTCGAGGGACAGATCGCCGACATGATGAGGAGGTTCGAGAACGGCGACAGGGAGGTCATCGACTACGTCGGCAAGGTCGCCAGGACCATGCTCGGAGGCATCAACGAGACCCTCGCCGCCATGAACGTCGCCCTCGACAAGTACACCTGGGAGAGCGCGATCATCGCGGGCGGAGCCGCGAAGGACATCGTCTCCAAGCTCGACGCCAGCAAATACGCCGGGCAGTCCGAGGACGGGGCCCACTTCGTGGACCTGAAGGACTTCGGCATCCACGGCAAGAACACCAAGTTCACCTACACCCGTGCGGACGGGACAACCCTCTACACCACCAGGGACCTGGCGTACCACGAGGACAAGTTCTCCCGCTCCGACCGCATCATAGACGTGCTAGGAGAGGACCAGAAACTGGGTTCCCAGCAGCTCTGCGCCGCCCTGGAGATAATGGGCGAGCAGAAACGCCCCGAGCCCCTGTTCTACGCCTTCGTCTCCCTGCCCGAGGGACGCATGTCCACCAGGAAGGGTGTCGTGGTCTACCTCGACGATCTCATCGACGAGGCCACCGACCGCGCGTACGAGGAGATCAAGAAGCGCAGGAACGACCTCTCCGAGGAGAAGATGAGGACCATCGCCCGCGCCATCGGCGTCGGAGCTGTCAGGTACAACATCGTCAAGGTCGGTGCCGACAAGCAGTTCGTCTTCAAGTGGGAGGACGCCCTCAGCTTTGACGGCAACTCCGGACCGTACCTGCAGTACGTCCACGCCCGTGCATGCAGCATCCTCGCCAAGGCCGGAGACTTCCAGAGGGACACCGACGGATCCAAACTCACCGACGAGTTCGAGGTCAAGCTCGCTAAGGTCCTCGCCAAGTACGAAGGGATCCTGAAGCAGATCGACGAGACCAAGAAGGTCAACCTCATGCCCGCCTACGGGCACGAGGTGGCAGCGGCGTTCAACCAGTTCTACGTCAACGTGAACGTCCTGAACTCCGGCGATGCGAAAAACGCCCGCCTGACCCTCGTCGAGTGCACCAAGTTCGTACTGGCGTCCGTCCTGGACTGCCTCGGAATGGAAGCTCCCGAGGAGATGTGA
- a CDS encoding peptide chain release factor subunit 1 (aeRF-1) produces the protein MANANSIDRARYDFKKAMEELRGFRGRGTELISVYVPYGKLISDVMAYLRDEQGQASNIKSKTTMKNVTSAIDSIMARLKTFDKIPENGVVIFCGEVPRAGDQTKMVQYTIQPPEPITAFLYRCDAAFFTDPLDVMLVDKRFYGLIVIDRKEATIGMLAGTTIKVLKHYDSLVPSKHHQGGQSSVRFERLIEIAAHEFFKKVADGCTTCFLDSILDLEGILVGGPGMTKDFFINNDYLHHELLKKVVKPFFDTGYTDESGLKELVDAGQGAITDMQITQEKEMVQRLFREIRKSDGGLSAYGEDMVRRCADMGAVDTFLISSMLRKYRCQCQCNNGHSFAVTVDDPENDVVCPECNAKAKVLESKDLVDDFFEMSETYNSNMQLISGDSEEGEMLLRAFGGIAALLRYRIE, from the coding sequence ATGGCAAACGCGAATTCGATTGACAGGGCCCGTTATGATTTCAAAAAGGCCATGGAAGAGCTCAGAGGATTCCGAGGAAGGGGGACCGAGCTCATCTCGGTGTACGTCCCGTACGGAAAGCTGATCTCCGACGTCATGGCCTATCTGAGAGACGAACAGGGTCAGGCTTCCAACATCAAATCAAAAACCACCATGAAGAACGTCACCTCGGCCATCGATTCCATCATGGCCCGTCTGAAGACGTTCGACAAGATCCCGGAGAACGGGGTCGTCATCTTCTGCGGCGAGGTCCCCCGCGCCGGAGACCAGACCAAGATGGTCCAGTACACCATCCAGCCCCCAGAGCCGATCACCGCGTTCCTTTACAGGTGCGACGCGGCGTTCTTCACCGACCCCCTGGACGTCATGCTCGTGGACAAGAGGTTCTACGGTCTGATTGTCATCGACAGGAAGGAGGCCACCATCGGAATGCTTGCCGGTACCACCATCAAGGTTCTGAAGCACTACGACTCCCTCGTCCCCTCGAAGCACCACCAGGGAGGACAGTCCTCCGTCCGTTTCGAGAGGCTCATCGAGATCGCCGCCCACGAGTTCTTCAAGAAGGTCGCGGACGGATGCACCACCTGCTTCCTGGACAGCATCCTCGACCTGGAGGGGATCCTGGTCGGGGGTCCTGGAATGACCAAGGACTTCTTCATCAACAACGACTACCTCCACCACGAGCTTCTGAAGAAGGTGGTGAAGCCCTTCTTCGATACCGGCTACACCGACGAGTCCGGACTGAAGGAACTGGTCGACGCCGGCCAGGGCGCCATCACCGACATGCAGATCACCCAGGAGAAGGAGATGGTCCAGAGGCTGTTCCGCGAGATCAGGAAGTCCGACGGAGGCCTTTCCGCATACGGAGAGGACATGGTCCGCAGGTGCGCGGACATGGGTGCCGTTGACACCTTCCTCATCTCATCCATGCTGAGGAAGTACAGGTGCCAGTGCCAGTGCAACAACGGTCACTCGTTCGCGGTCACCGTGGACGACCCCGAGAACGATGTCGTCTGCCCCGAATGCAACGCCAAGGCGAAGGTGCTGGAGAGCAAGGACCTCGTCGATGACTTCTTCGAGATGTCCGAGACCTACAACTCCAACATGCAGCTCATATCCGGCGACTCCGAGGAGGGGGAGATGCTCCTCAGGGCGTTCGGAGGGATAGCCGCACTGCTCAGGTACAGGATCGAGTGA
- a CDS encoding putative uridylate kinase, with amino-acid sequence MTQEKVVISIGGSILIPDNDDAVFIGKLAEMLLRAEKKVDIAVVVGGGKIARYYSNTGRGLGGNEDQLDTLGIGATRLNAALLALALGDVSSMKIPLTVRDSASKFAPGRIVVMGGTEPGHTTDAVAAMLAKEIGAARVVNATSVDAVYSDDPRKNPDAVKYDRLTIEQLDALVYHDHGAGKSSVFDPLGVQIAKENKIDIMMVNGRDLAQLEKAIVGEPFQGTFIDSQ; translated from the coding sequence ATGACGCAGGAAAAAGTTGTCATCTCGATCGGCGGTTCGATCCTTATTCCGGACAACGATGACGCCGTTTTCATCGGAAAGCTCGCCGAAATGCTCCTCCGCGCTGAGAAGAAGGTCGACATCGCAGTCGTCGTCGGCGGCGGCAAGATTGCGCGTTACTATTCCAACACCGGCAGGGGTCTCGGGGGAAACGAGGACCAGCTCGACACCCTCGGGATCGGTGCCACCAGGCTCAACGCCGCTCTTCTGGCACTTGCTCTCGGGGACGTCTCTTCCATGAAGATCCCCCTGACCGTCAGAGACTCCGCCTCCAAGTTCGCGCCCGGGAGAATCGTCGTCATGGGAGGGACCGAGCCCGGACACACTACCGATGCCGTCGCGGCCATGCTGGCCAAGGAGATCGGCGCCGCACGTGTCGTGAACGCCACCTCCGTTGATGCCGTCTACTCGGACGATCCCCGCAAGAACCCCGATGCCGTAAAGTACGACAGGCTAACCATCGAGCAGCTGGATGCCCTGGTCTACCACGACCACGGAGCGGGAAAATCCAGCGTCTTCGACCCCCTCGGCGTGCAGATTGCCAAGGAGAACAAGATCGACATCATGATGGTCAACGGAAGGGATCTGGCACAGCTCGAGAAGGCCATCGTCGGAGAACCTTTCCAGGGAACATTCATCGATTCCCAGTGA
- a CDS encoding phenylalanyl-tRNA synthetase, alpha subunit, which yields MVITMDMEEVLKGLSYNEKKLLLALDKVGGKASPSQLIGAGEFSLEVEIMGSASWLQSKGLAAIREESRKFYALSDVEESRKGLPERKALKAIDAAGGKITLEALAAAIPGEDKIAVGWLMRKKLASMQDEGETKVLTLIDNGKKALGETMPDEALIARMIESQVPEGEADAQVIKDLKGRKGMIKDVVETAREVALTEAGRIAARSGIELREETADVTDELIQSGKWADTDYRRYDYTTFAPAVYAAKKNPLTRLGNDIRRMFIEMGFTEMTSEYVQPAFWNMDCLFIPQDHPARDMQDTFFLDNPKRIDLKDCALVQKVKEIQLNGGDTGSTGWGGEWSVEKASQALLRTHSTCSSVRYLAAHPDAPQKAFSISRIFRKESIDATHLPEFSQIEGIIIDENANLDMLIAIIREFYSRMGFDKIHVRPSYFPYTEPSLEFEVFFNGKWLELGGAGIFRPEVLAPFGVKYPVLAWGFGFERLAMLKWNIKDIRDLYIADIDFLRKNTVY from the coding sequence ATGGTGATCACAATGGACATGGAAGAGGTCTTGAAAGGACTCAGCTACAACGAGAAGAAACTGCTTCTGGCACTCGACAAGGTCGGCGGAAAGGCATCGCCTTCCCAGCTCATCGGGGCCGGGGAGTTCTCCCTCGAGGTCGAGATCATGGGTTCCGCATCCTGGCTCCAGTCCAAGGGCCTGGCGGCAATCAGAGAGGAGTCCAGGAAGTTCTACGCCCTCTCCGACGTGGAGGAGTCCAGGAAGGGACTCCCCGAGAGGAAGGCGCTCAAAGCCATAGACGCGGCCGGCGGGAAGATCACCCTCGAGGCACTGGCCGCAGCAATCCCGGGAGAGGACAAGATCGCCGTCGGATGGCTGATGCGCAAGAAGCTCGCATCCATGCAGGACGAAGGGGAGACCAAGGTCCTCACTCTCATCGACAACGGAAAGAAGGCCCTCGGCGAGACCATGCCCGACGAGGCGCTCATAGCGAGGATGATCGAGTCCCAGGTTCCCGAGGGGGAGGCCGATGCCCAGGTCATCAAGGACCTGAAGGGCCGCAAGGGCATGATCAAGGATGTCGTGGAGACCGCAAGGGAGGTCGCACTCACCGAGGCAGGGAGAATCGCGGCCAGGTCCGGCATCGAACTGAGGGAGGAGACCGCCGATGTCACCGACGAGCTCATCCAGAGCGGCAAGTGGGCCGACACCGACTACCGCAGATACGATTACACCACATTCGCCCCCGCAGTCTACGCGGCGAAGAAGAACCCCCTGACCCGTCTGGGTAACGACATCCGCAGGATGTTTATCGAGATGGGATTCACCGAGATGACCTCCGAGTACGTGCAGCCCGCGTTCTGGAACATGGACTGTCTGTTCATCCCCCAGGACCACCCCGCCAGGGACATGCAGGACACCTTCTTCCTGGACAACCCCAAGAGGATCGATCTGAAGGACTGCGCTCTCGTGCAGAAGGTCAAGGAGATCCAGCTCAACGGAGGGGACACCGGTTCCACCGGATGGGGAGGCGAATGGTCCGTGGAGAAGGCCTCCCAGGCACTCCTCAGGACCCACAGCACCTGCTCGTCTGTCCGCTACCTGGCGGCACACCCCGACGCCCCCCAGAAGGCGTTCTCCATCTCGAGGATCTTCCGCAAGGAGAGCATCGACGCCACCCATCTCCCCGAGTTCAGTCAGATCGAGGGAATTATCATCGATGAGAACGCGAACCTGGATATGCTCATCGCGATCATCCGCGAGTTCTACTCCCGCATGGGATTCGACAAGATCCACGTACGCCCCAGCTACTTCCCCTACACCGAGCCCTCGCTGGAGTTCGAGGTATTCTTCAATGGCAAGTGGCTGGAGCTGGGAGGGGCGGGAATCTTCCGCCCCGAGGTCCTCGCTCCCTTCGGAGTCAAGTATCCTGTGCTCGCATGGGGATTCGGTTTCGAGAGGCTCGCGATGCTCAAGTGGAACATCAAGGACATCCGCGACCTTTACATCGCGGACATCGACTTCCTCAGAAAGAACACGGTGTACTGA
- a CDS encoding tryptophanyl-tRNA synthetase, protein MAEDFVVTPWEVTGDIDYDVLMKRFGTTPIDDAFIKRISRYAEPHYMLRRGIFYSHRDMIPLLDDFDKGNRFYIYTGRGPSGNTHLGHMMPWIFNKWIQDVFRVPMLFQMTDDEKFLFKDLTLHDTRNMAYENALDFIALGFDPDTTKIILDTKNIETLYPLALEVAKKVTFSTAKAVFGFTGESNIGRIFFTTMESAPAFLPTIIEGKPTKVMIPCGIDQDPHFRVTRDVAPGMGYPKPSLIYCKMCPGLSGGDKMSSSDEMATIYTTDTPKQVKKKVGRAFTGGCVSIEEQREKGGNPEVCAVYKYNYYLFEHDDAKLQEMADKCRRGEILCGECKVALTQKINVFLEDHQAKREEAKELVDKMAFEGFKW, encoded by the coding sequence ATGGCAGAGGATTTCGTCGTCACGCCTTGGGAAGTCACCGGAGACATCGATTACGATGTCCTCATGAAGAGGTTCGGGACCACCCCCATCGATGATGCCTTCATCAAACGCATATCCAGGTATGCGGAGCCCCACTACATGCTGAGGCGCGGCATCTTCTATTCCCACCGTGATATGATTCCGCTGCTGGACGATTTCGACAAGGGCAACAGGTTTTACATCTACACCGGGAGGGGGCCCTCCGGGAACACCCACCTCGGCCACATGATGCCATGGATCTTCAACAAGTGGATCCAGGACGTCTTCAGGGTGCCCATGCTCTTCCAGATGACCGATGACGAGAAGTTCCTGTTCAAGGACCTCACCCTCCACGACACCAGGAACATGGCGTACGAGAACGCCCTCGATTTCATCGCCCTCGGATTCGATCCCGATACCACGAAGATCATCCTCGACACGAAGAACATCGAGACCCTGTACCCCCTGGCGCTGGAGGTCGCGAAGAAGGTCACCTTCTCCACCGCCAAGGCGGTCTTCGGATTCACCGGAGAGTCGAACATCGGCCGCATATTCTTCACAACCATGGAGTCCGCCCCGGCGTTCCTCCCGACGATCATCGAGGGGAAGCCCACCAAGGTCATGATCCCCTGCGGCATCGACCAGGACCCCCACTTCCGCGTCACCAGGGACGTGGCGCCCGGCATGGGATATCCCAAGCCCTCACTCATCTACTGCAAGATGTGCCCCGGCCTGAGCGGAGGCGACAAGATGTCCTCTTCCGACGAGATGGCCACAATCTACACCACCGATACTCCCAAGCAGGTGAAGAAGAAGGTCGGAAGGGCGTTCACCGGAGGGTGTGTCAGCATCGAGGAGCAGCGCGAGAAGGGCGGCAACCCCGAGGTCTGTGCCGTGTACAAGTACAACTACTACCTCTTCGAGCATGACGACGCCAAGCTCCAGGAGATGGCCGACAAGTGCCGCCGCGGGGAGATCCTGTGCGGCGAGTGCAAGGTAGCACTCACTCAGAAGATCAACGTGTTCCTCGAGGACCACCAGGCCAAGAGGGAGGAAGCGAAAGAACTGGTGGACAAGATGGCCTTCGAAGGCTTCAAATGGTGA
- a CDS encoding putative rRNA pseudouridine synthase, putative/cytidylate kinase, with amino-acid sequence MRITISGPPGSGKTTVCGKLSQELGLKAVVFGQVFRDLAAEKGMTLGELGELAEKDPSIDEGIDARIVETARQTPDIILESRLSAYMLTRNNIPALRIYLDASPEVRMSRIGGREGKDLEKAVAETIERQESEAKRYMKYYNIDIKDLSVYDMVINTDNLTPEEVLQKILDAVRIRSMLVKDPKAIPDRWGKRPSDRSIGELLQAGVIALDKPSGPTSHQATAWVKSAIHMDSVGHGGTLDPYVSGVLPICTGKAVRLTDIVLSSDKEYICLMRLHADRSEKQIREAMSKFVGRIYQLPPVRSAVKRQLRIRRVRELEVLEINGRDVLFRISCDAGTYVRTLCIDIGEMLLCGASMTELRRSRSGRLKEDSAVTLQDLTDAYVFWQQEGHGDWLRGMIRPMEMLVEPLPWIIVKATAVDAVCHGADLSVKGVHMLDPEIRKNALVALMTARGELVGLGQMQMSSEKLMSAEQGVAVKVTRVLMEPGHYPRMWKYSTDLGGLQL; translated from the coding sequence ATGAGGATAACAATCAGTGGTCCTCCCGGTTCCGGGAAGACCACGGTCTGCGGCAAGCTGTCCCAGGAGCTCGGACTGAAGGCGGTCGTCTTCGGTCAGGTCTTCAGGGACCTTGCCGCGGAGAAGGGGATGACCCTCGGCGAGCTGGGGGAGCTCGCCGAGAAGGACCCTTCCATCGACGAGGGTATCGACGCACGCATCGTCGAGACCGCACGTCAGACCCCCGACATCATTTTGGAATCCCGCCTCTCGGCCTATATGCTCACGAGGAACAACATCCCCGCGCTCCGCATCTATCTCGACGCGAGCCCGGAGGTCCGCATGAGCAGAATCGGGGGGAGAGAAGGCAAGGACCTGGAGAAGGCGGTCGCGGAGACGATCGAGCGCCAGGAGTCCGAGGCCAAGCGCTACATGAAGTACTACAACATCGACATCAAGGACCTGAGCGTCTACGACATGGTGATCAACACCGACAACCTGACGCCCGAGGAGGTCCTCCAGAAGATCCTGGACGCCGTCCGCATACGATCGATGTTGGTGAAAGACCCCAAGGCCATTCCCGACCGCTGGGGCAAGCGTCCTTCCGACCGTTCCATAGGCGAGCTCCTCCAGGCCGGCGTCATCGCCCTCGACAAGCCCTCGGGGCCCACCTCCCACCAGGCGACCGCCTGGGTGAAATCCGCGATTCACATGGACAGCGTCGGGCACGGAGGCACCCTCGACCCCTACGTCAGCGGTGTCCTTCCGATATGCACCGGCAAGGCCGTCCGCCTCACAGACATCGTCCTGTCCTCCGATAAGGAGTACATCTGCCTGATGAGGCTGCACGCCGACCGCTCTGAGAAGCAGATCCGCGAAGCGATGTCGAAGTTCGTCGGCAGGATCTACCAGCTCCCCCCGGTCCGCTCGGCCGTCAAGCGCCAGCTCAGGATCAGGAGGGTCAGGGAGCTCGAGGTCCTGGAGATAAACGGGCGCGATGTCCTTTTCCGCATTTCCTGCGACGCCGGCACATATGTTAGGACCCTTTGCATCGACATCGGTGAGATGCTTCTCTGCGGTGCATCCATGACCGAGCTGAGGAGGTCCCGCTCCGGCCGTCTGAAGGAGGATTCGGCAGTCACCCTGCAGGACCTCACCGACGCCTACGTGTTCTGGCAGCAGGAGGGACACGGCGATTGGCTGAGGGGCATGATCCGCCCCATGGAGATGCTCGTCGAGCCCCTTCCGTGGATAATAGTCAAGGCCACCGCAGTCGATGCGGTCTGCCACGGTGCGGACCTCTCGGTGAAGGGGGTGCACATGCTCGATCCCGAGATCCGCAAGAACGCCTTGGTGGCCCTCATGACTGCCAGGGGCGAGCTGGTGGGACTCGGGCAGATGCAGATGTCCTCCGAGAAGCTTATGTCGGCAGAGCAGGGAGTGGCCGTGAAGGTCACCCGCGTCCTCATGGAGCCAGGCCACTATCCGAGGATGTGGAAGTACTCCACCGACCTCGGCGGGCTCCAGCTCTGA
- a CDS encoding putative membrane protein — protein MRDLQQQQAMQPMPKGTMIAMLFVLLIMMVVMQFREQIGKALDVVFHVIDFGGDNPVLTLVIGGLIMITLSTVIRSFLTDAIKMARTQHIQRQFQEEMRKARTENNLYKMKKLQEQQMVMTQASMEMSAQQMKSMPITMVVIIPIYAWVWYFINSIHNGDLGDPANLVIDLPWGTANLYNNVWFMPSWIIIYTLISLPIGQLENKLMQYILLGRKLKQLDAEEQSAARKEKI, from the coding sequence ATGAGGGACCTGCAACAGCAGCAGGCGATGCAGCCGATGCCGAAAGGCACCATGATCGCCATGCTGTTCGTGCTCCTCATCATGATGGTCGTCATGCAGTTTAGGGAGCAGATCGGAAAAGCCCTTGACGTGGTGTTCCACGTCATCGACTTCGGCGGCGACAATCCCGTACTGACCCTGGTCATCGGTGGTCTGATCATGATCACCCTCAGCACGGTGATCAGGTCCTTCCTGACCGATGCCATTAAGATGGCCCGCACACAGCACATCCAGAGGCAGTTCCAGGAGGAGATGCGCAAAGCACGCACCGAGAACAACCTCTACAAGATGAAGAAGCTGCAGGAGCAGCAGATGGTCATGACGCAGGCATCCATGGAGATGTCCGCCCAGCAGATGAAGTCGATGCCCATCACAATGGTCGTCATCATCCCCATCTACGCATGGGTATGGTACTTCATCAACTCCATCCACAACGGGGACCTCGGGGACCCGGCCAATCTGGTCATAGATCTCCCCTGGGGAACCGCGAACCTGTACAACAACGTCTGGTTCATGCCCTCCTGGATCATCATCTACACCCTGATCAGCCTCCCCATCGGACAGCTGGAGAACAAGCTCATGCAGTACATCCTGCTCGGCCGCAAGCTCAAGCAGCTCGACGCCGAGGAGCAGTCTGCGGCAAGGAAAGAGAAGATATGA